The Staphylococcus haemolyticus region CCGAATGAATCAGAGCATAAAATTTTAACACCTAACACTTCAAATTCAGCGTGCATTGTAGCTTCTGCAGCCTGTTCTTTTGTCATGCCAAATTGTTCCGCTTGTTCTTCGCTCACTTCTAATCTTTTGACGTTTGTAGCGCCAAATACTTCTTCGTAATATGCTATTGCATCTTTTGCTTTTTCAAATGCTAAATATGGAAATAATTCAGTCATGATAAAACCCCTTTAGTTAGTTTGTAACCCAGTCCATTATATAATGAATAGATGTAAATAGCGATTAATATACGGTCGTGAAACTTTGAACAAAATAGAATGATTATTCTAATTAATCATGTGCTTTGATATTGATAAGTTTATGAAAGATTTGGTCCATTTGCTTAGGTTTAATCTCGACATTTTCATTCTTTTTCCAATCGATAAATGCATTTAGTACCGAACCAAACACATAGAATACTAGGCTTTTCGGTACTACATTATCAACAGTAATACGATGCATGTTGGTTTTGAAATCCTTTTGCATTATTTCAATTAAATATTTATTGCGAACATCTTCAAACTCTTTATCGTTATATTGCTTAAGTTCAATTCGAGATACCTCTTCTTTATTGAAAGAATTAGCTAAAGTTTGAAAAGGATTATTCAAACGTTCTTTAATATCAGTCGCAAAATAGTCATCGTGTGTTAATTTTAATAGGTATTTAAGCAATTCGTATTTATCGTAAAAATGTTTATAAAAAGTAGTGCGATGAACACTAGCATGCTTACAAATTTTATTAACCGTTAATGGTGTAAACATCTCTTGTTCGAGCAATGAATATAAGCTATCAGTTAATGCCTTTTTAGTTTTAATTACCCGTAAGTCTTTATCATTCAAAATTGTTCTCCCCTAACATAGATAGAAGAATCTAATAAATTTGGTGAAACATAATATTTAATTATAGATTATATAAATAAACATGCATTTACATTAAAAATGTAAATTACGTATAAAAAATAAACTGATTAAAAATATGAAATGTATTGTGTAATGATTTTGGCATAGCGTTTTAAAGCGTTATGAAAGGGTATATGATATCCAAATAGAAACATTGTTTAACTATTAAAAATAAAATTGTATTTTTCATAAATTTATTCTATTTTCTAAGTTTAATTTATAGAAATAATCTATATGGGAGGATTTTAATTATGAAAGGCACTAAACAATTAGATCAAATTAAAGAAGATAATAAGAAGCAACTAAAAAAATTATTTAAATATGATAAAGATAATGCATTAACATTTAGCAAAGAAGATCGTGAAAAAGTTCAAGATAAATTTGGCGTATATGTTATCTTCGATAAAAAGACGCCTATCTTCGTTGGTCAAACAGGAGGCTATTCTACTGGTTACCAACTTATTACAAAAGACTTATTCAATAAATTAGGTCAATATAATTTAAAATCAGGCGTCGGCACTACTAAATTTAAAAAAGGTTTAGCACAGAAAAAAGGTGTCAATGAAGAGGATATTAAATCAATTACAGCTGAAGATTATAATTTGAAATTCCAATATGTCAATGTTAAAGATGAACCAGCGTTCATTAATGTTTTAGAAATCTTAGCAATTGAGTATGCTAAAGATAAAGGTTATGAATTATATAATTTTAACCAAAACTAATAACATCAATTGATTAGTATAAATGAATTGTTATAAGAGGTTAGGACAACAGTGGGTCCGGGACTATGAATTAAGAATTAATTCTGTCCTACAATCCATGATAGTCCTAACCTTTTGTTTTCATTTTCTGAAAAGTGGTATTGATGAGTAAAACTTATCTAAAGTAGGAGATACTATGGCAATTCGTGTCCATTTTCAAGACCAATCAAACCACTTCCATACTGCATGTACATTTTCAGCTATTCCTGAGGATGCCAAACTTGTGTGGATTGATTTTGAGAATCCGACGAAAAACGATCAAGCATTACTCACTCAACGATTCAATATTGCTAGGCACCACATAGAGGAATCTGTATTTACAGTTACGAGACCTAAAGTTAGTAATCATCCACAGAAAAAGCATTTATATTTAATATTGCATGCCATTAGTCATAATAATTTCTCAGCAGAACCCCTGAGTATTACTGTTAAGGGTAATTGGATAATCACGGTTCATAAATATCCAATGGAAGTATTATCAGATATCATTACGTCATTCAATAAGTCACCTAAAGCTATAACTACGATTGAACTAACAACTATCATGGTTGATAAAATTACACATCAATATTTTAAATATGTGGATCATGTTGAAGACATAGTTTTTTCTTTTGAGTATCAAAATGTAGATAAAGTCAATAACCGTAAATTAATGGATGATGTATATAATATTCGTTCTGAAATTATTAAACTGAAGCGTGTGCTCATTCCTATGGAGCAACTCCTAAATGAAATAATAGATGAATCACCATTAGACGTATCACATGAATATCAATTATTGATTAAACATATTCATAGTAGATTATTAAGACAAACAGATACGTTAATGGCCTGTGAGCATATCACAGATGATATTAAAGATAATAACGAGTCTTATCGCTCTAATAGAATTAATGGTGTGATGAATGTCTTAACCATTATTTCGTCTATATTCTTTCCGCTATCATTTTTAACGGGATGGTATGGCATGAACTTCTCTTATATGCCAGAACTTGATTGGCATTATAGTTATTTCGTCTTTATTGCTATTTCATTAGTGGTTGTTGTTTCACTCATTACTCTTTTCAAAAAGAAGAACTGGTTCTAACGCAAACTAAATAAGCGTATGATTCTACAAATGGTAGATTCACACGCTTATATCTATTAATGTTGCTTCTTTTCATCTAGGAGCTGTTTATATTTGCGTTTGTAATATTTAGACAGTTTCATGTCATGGACAAAAGAGATTACAGGTCGTGCTGTCATTTGAATACTTCCAATCACAAATAGTATTGTGCCGGCAATCATGGTTTGGTCACTAAAAAATAGAAAACTACCAATTAAAAATATAATGCCCAGTACGATATCGTTGATTTGATATAGGGCTTTGTAGAAGAATGAGATTTGCTTCGCATGATCATCTTCATTAAATTGATTGGTATTAAAATGTAAATCAACATCATCTTTATTTAAACCAGCCATTTTAACACCTCCATTATTTTAAGTAATAACATACTTCCCGTTGTACTTTGACATGAAACTTCTTCATAATGGTCAGAAAGGAGGGGTATGATGTCTTATTCAATGCTTTACAAATCTCCCGTACAAAATTTAGAACTCATCAGTGATGGTGAGTCACTTACACACGTACTTTATAAATATAACGACACAACTGTTACTCATCCAACTAATCCTGATTTAGATATTTTTAAAAAAGTGGTTGAGTGGTTAAATGAATATTTCTCAGGAAATCGTCCGCAAATTGATTTTTCACTTAAACCGGAAGGCACTGATTTTCAAAAAAGTGTGTGGCGAAAGCTACAAGAAATAGAATATGGACAATTAAAAACATATGGTGATCTAGCGAATCTTGTAGGTGAAGAACGCAATAAGCCGAATATGTCTGCACAAGCAATAGGTGGTGCAGTCGGTAGTAATCCGATTTCTATTATTATTCCATGCCATCGCGTGGTTGGAAAAGATGGAAGTTTAACAGGATATGGTGGCACGATTAATCATAAAATTAAACTACTCGAGCTTGAGCAAGTAGATATGAATAATTTGTATAGACCTAAAAATTCAACTAAACCATAACACTTTTACTTTACACGTAAATAAAGAGGCGTTCGAGATAAGAGCCTAAATTGCTCTTATTTTGAATGCCTCTTAATTAATATCAACGTTATTTAGGAATATGATATTGACGTATATCGTCCTGAATATTTTCTAAGTAGTAA contains the following coding sequences:
- a CDS encoding CorA metal ion transporter family protein gives rise to the protein MAIRVHFQDQSNHFHTACTFSAIPEDAKLVWIDFENPTKNDQALLTQRFNIARHHIEESVFTVTRPKVSNHPQKKHLYLILHAISHNNFSAEPLSITVKGNWIITVHKYPMEVLSDIITSFNKSPKAITTIELTTIMVDKITHQYFKYVDHVEDIVFSFEYQNVDKVNNRKLMDDVYNIRSEIIKLKRVLIPMEQLLNEIIDESPLDVSHEYQLLIKHIHSRLLRQTDTLMACEHITDDIKDNNESYRSNRINGVMNVLTIISSIFFPLSFLTGWYGMNFSYMPELDWHYSYFVFIAISLVVVVSLITLFKKKNWF
- a CDS encoding methylated-DNA--[protein]-cysteine S-methyltransferase, whose protein sequence is MSYSMLYKSPVQNLELISDGESLTHVLYKYNDTTVTHPTNPDLDIFKKVVEWLNEYFSGNRPQIDFSLKPEGTDFQKSVWRKLQEIEYGQLKTYGDLANLVGEERNKPNMSAQAIGGAVGSNPISIIIPCHRVVGKDGSLTGYGGTINHKIKLLELEQVDMNNLYRPKNSTKP
- a CDS encoding TetR/AcrR family transcriptional regulator is translated as MNDKDLRVIKTKKALTDSLYSLLEQEMFTPLTVNKICKHASVHRTTFYKHFYDKYELLKYLLKLTHDDYFATDIKERLNNPFQTLANSFNKEEVSRIELKQYNDKEFEDVRNKYLIEIMQKDFKTNMHRITVDNVVPKSLVFYVFGSVLNAFIDWKKNENVEIKPKQMDQIFHKLINIKAHD
- a CDS encoding YrhK family protein produces the protein MAGLNKDDVDLHFNTNQFNEDDHAKQISFFYKALYQINDIVLGIIFLIGSFLFFSDQTMIAGTILFVIGSIQMTARPVISFVHDMKLSKYYKRKYKQLLDEKKQH